A section of the Tenrec ecaudatus isolate mTenEca1 chromosome 15, mTenEca1.hap1, whole genome shotgun sequence genome encodes:
- the LOC142427744 gene encoding large ribosomal subunit protein eL29-like — protein MAKSKNHTTYNQSRKWHRNGIKKPRSQRYESLKGVDPKFLRNMRFARKHNKKGLKKMQANNAKAAAARAEAIKDLVKPTEVKAKIPMGVNRKLSRLAYIAHPKLGKWARARIAKGLRLCRPKAKAQSKADAPAKATTPAKAPKGAPAPAQAPKGPQAPTK, from the coding sequence ATGGCCAAATCCAAGAACCACACCACGTACAACCAATCCCggaaatggcacagaaacggCATCAAAAAACCCCGGTCACAACGATACGAATCTCTTAAGGGGGTGGACCCCAAGTTCCTGAGGAACATGCGCTTCGCCAGGAAGCACAacaagaagggcctgaagaaaatgcaggccaacaacgccaaggctgcggctgctcgcgctgaggccatcaaggatcttgtgaagcccacagaggtcaagGCCAAGATCCCAATGGGCGTCAACCGCAAGCTCAGCCGACTGGCCTACATTGCCCACCCCAAGCTTGGCAAATGGGCTCGTGCACGTATTGCCAAGGGTCTGAGGCTCTGCCGGCCCAAGGCCAAGGCACAAAGCAAAGCTGATGCTCCAGCCAAGGCCACGACACCAGCAAAAGCTCCCAAAggcgcccctgccccagctcaagctcccaaaggcccccaggctcccacaaagtag